The Rhodopseudomonas palustris genome window below encodes:
- a CDS encoding methyl-accepting chemotaxis protein, whose translation MTNSCSLSKAQLNIAIAIAAATIAAGLAWMNYPTVASAFQAVALIAAVLAFASVATATRLIEQARDVCQRVADGDFEARILHIPTSGRIGGLLGAINDVIDDCDAFVREATASMRAVQQRRYFRRILPGGLHGALLRGAATFNDATDSIEGRIRSFEQQAARLEGAVSTVVGSLDADSKDMRETAGHLTSGASTTRERLTAVAGASEQASGSMRHVADATAGLSASAREVGADVARSAEIVGRAVARVSEATSNVAALRSVAERISEVVKSIEAIASQTNLLALNATIEAARAGDAGRGFAVVAQEVKALAEQTAKFTGEIESQVDHVHGAADVVSQSITDIGAVMTEVESITTKVAGAAEAQSDATADIAQTIEQAFAVVSDIATSIQAIAANARDTERYAESTMTASTHLSSNSETLAEQIRGYLGQVRKDLIQQNAA comes from the coding sequence ATGACGAACTCATGTTCGCTCTCAAAAGCGCAGCTTAACATCGCGATCGCGATCGCCGCCGCGACGATCGCAGCGGGGCTGGCCTGGATGAACTACCCGACGGTCGCGTCGGCGTTTCAGGCGGTCGCGCTGATTGCGGCGGTGCTTGCATTCGCCAGTGTGGCCACGGCCACGCGGCTGATCGAGCAGGCGCGCGACGTCTGCCAGCGGGTCGCGGACGGCGATTTCGAGGCGCGCATCCTGCACATTCCCACGTCGGGCCGCATCGGCGGTCTGCTCGGCGCGATCAACGACGTGATCGACGATTGCGACGCCTTCGTGCGCGAAGCCACCGCGTCGATGCGCGCGGTGCAGCAGCGCCGCTATTTCCGGCGCATCCTGCCGGGCGGGCTGCACGGCGCGCTGCTGCGCGGCGCCGCCACCTTCAACGACGCGACCGACAGCATCGAAGGCCGGATCCGGAGTTTCGAGCAACAGGCCGCGCGGCTCGAAGGCGCGGTCAGCACCGTGGTCGGCTCGCTCGATGCCGATTCGAAGGACATGCGCGAAACCGCCGGTCATCTCACCAGCGGCGCCTCGACGACGCGCGAACGCCTCACCGCGGTCGCCGGCGCGTCCGAACAGGCGAGCGGCAGTATGCGTCACGTCGCGGATGCGACGGCGGGCCTGTCGGCGAGCGCGCGCGAGGTCGGCGCCGACGTCGCACGCTCCGCCGAGATCGTCGGCCGCGCGGTGGCGCGGGTGTCGGAAGCGACCAGCAACGTCGCGGCGCTGCGCAGCGTCGCCGAGCGGATCAGCGAAGTGGTGAAGTCGATCGAGGCGATCGCCAGCCAGACCAATCTGCTCGCGCTGAACGCCACGATCGAAGCGGCGCGGGCCGGCGATGCGGGACGCGGCTTCGCCGTGGTCGCGCAGGAGGTCAAGGCGCTGGCCGAACAGACCGCGAAATTCACCGGCGAAATCGAATCGCAGGTCGATCACGTCCACGGCGCCGCCGACGTCGTCAGCCAGTCGATCACCGATATCGGCGCGGTGATGACCGAGGTCGAGAGCATCACCACCAAGGTCGCGGGCGCCGCCGAAGCGCAATCGGACGCGACCGCCGACATCGCCCAGACCATCGAGCAGGCCTTCGCGGTGGTCAGCGACATCGCCACCAGCATCCAGGCGATCGCCGCGAACGCGCGCGACACCGAACGCTACGCCGAATCGACCATGACGGCGTCGACGCATCTGTCGTCGAATTCGGAGACCCTCGCGGAGCAGATCCGCGGCTATCTCGGCCAGGTGCGCAAGGACCTGATCCAGCAGAACGCGGCGTGA
- a CDS encoding PAS domain-containing protein: MATKIRPTGKEVVFPAAELIVSKTDLKGRITYANRTFCRIAGYSEAELLGQPHSIIRHPDMPRAVFRLLWETIAAGREIFGYVKNMAHSGDHYWVFAHVTPSFDDAGKIIGYHSNRRAPDRSVIDNAIAPLYAEVLRIENSHANGKDAVEAGYRALVDFVASKKVSYDELMFALKSAA; encoded by the coding sequence ATGGCCACAAAAATCCGGCCCACCGGCAAGGAAGTCGTGTTTCCCGCCGCGGAACTAATCGTCTCCAAGACCGATCTCAAGGGGCGCATCACTTACGCGAACCGGACGTTCTGCCGGATCGCCGGCTACAGCGAGGCCGAACTACTCGGCCAGCCGCACAGCATCATCCGCCATCCCGACATGCCGCGCGCGGTGTTCCGCCTGCTGTGGGAAACCATCGCCGCCGGCCGCGAGATCTTCGGCTACGTCAAGAACATGGCGCATTCCGGCGATCATTATTGGGTGTTCGCGCACGTCACTCCGTCGTTCGACGATGCCGGCAAGATCATCGGTTATCATTCCAATCGCCGCGCGCCGGACCGCAGCGTGATCGACAACGCGATCGCCCCGCTCTACGCCGAGGTGCTGCGGATCGAGAACAGCCACGCCAACGGCAAGGACGCGGTCGAGGCCGGCTATCGGGCACTGGTGGATTTCGTCGCTTCCAAGAAGGTCAGCTATGACGAACTCATGTTCGCTCTCAAAAGCGCAGCTTAA
- the mutY gene encoding A/G-specific adenine glycosylase, whose product MSLAESPAAAAPRRKRSPVITAEASDGPGRPAALLAWYDRHRRVLPWRPPAGAAADPYAVWLSEIMLQQTTVRAVGPYFEKFLARWPTAKALGDASLDDVLRMWAGLGYYSRARNLHACAVAVATQHGGRFPDTEDGLRALPGVGPYTAAAIAAIAFGRQTMPVDGNIERVVSRLYAVEDEMPKAKPRIQELARTLLGPARAGDSAQALMDLGATICTPKKPACALCPLDDGCAARLRGDAETFPRKAPKKTGALRRGAAFVVIRGDAILLRSREAKGLLGGMTEVPNSEWLAGYSDAAARAQAPKLAGVTRWHRKAGHVSHVFTHFPLELVVYTAQAPAGTRAPKGMRWEKIATLAGEALPNLMRKVIAHALD is encoded by the coding sequence CGCTGCTGGCCTGGTACGACCGCCACCGCCGCGTGCTGCCGTGGCGCCCGCCCGCCGGCGCCGCCGCCGACCCCTATGCGGTGTGGCTGTCCGAAATCATGCTGCAGCAAACCACCGTCCGCGCAGTCGGTCCGTATTTCGAAAAGTTCCTGGCGCGCTGGCCGACCGCGAAGGCGCTCGGCGACGCTTCTCTCGATGACGTGCTGCGGATGTGGGCCGGGCTCGGCTACTACTCGCGCGCGCGCAATCTGCACGCCTGCGCGGTCGCGGTGGCGACGCAGCACGGCGGCCGCTTTCCCGATACGGAAGACGGCCTGCGCGCCTTGCCGGGCGTCGGTCCGTATACGGCGGCGGCGATCGCGGCGATCGCCTTCGGCCGGCAGACCATGCCGGTCGACGGCAATATCGAGCGCGTGGTGTCGCGGCTCTACGCGGTCGAGGACGAGATGCCCAAGGCGAAGCCGCGGATCCAGGAGCTGGCGCGCACGCTGCTCGGGCCGGCGCGCGCCGGCGACAGCGCCCAGGCGCTGATGGATCTCGGCGCCACCATCTGCACGCCGAAGAAGCCGGCCTGCGCGCTGTGCCCGCTCGACGACGGCTGCGCGGCGCGGCTGCGCGGCGACGCCGAGACGTTTCCGCGCAAGGCGCCGAAGAAGACCGGCGCGTTGCGCCGCGGCGCGGCCTTCGTGGTGATCCGCGGCGACGCCATCCTGCTACGCTCGCGCGAAGCGAAGGGTCTGCTCGGCGGCATGACCGAAGTGCCGAACTCCGAGTGGCTCGCGGGATACAGCGACGCCGCGGCGCGCGCGCAGGCGCCAAAGCTCGCCGGCGTCACGCGCTGGCATCGCAAGGCGGGACACGTCAGCCACGTGTTCACGCATTTTCCGCTCGAGCTCGTGGTCTACACCGCGCAGGCGCCGGCCGGGACGCGCGCGCCGAAGGGGATGCGCTGGGAGAAGATCGCCACGCTCGCCGGCGAAGCGCTGCCCAATCTGATGCGCAAGGTGATCGCGCATGCGCTCGACTAA